The Lysobacterales bacterium genome includes a window with the following:
- a CDS encoding Mov34/MPN/PAD-1 family protein: MLDYALRLNPFDPLGMVLVEGVVLQRIDAFRQHRAHDSEAGGILLGYRRGAHLHVTDATRPQPHDKRSRFQFERRDAFHQAYALDRWREAHGALDHIGEWHSHPESTPMPSPLDRSEWRKICAARVDLMVFMILGDRTEDWLGVGSAVDARKCLDLSCRDDDQREA; encoded by the coding sequence ATGCTCGACTACGCGCTCCGGCTAAATCCATTTGACCCGTTGGGCATGGTGCTCGTGGAAGGCGTTGTACTGCAGCGGATCGACGCATTTCGCCAGCACCGCGCTCACGATTCAGAAGCAGGCGGCATCTTGCTCGGTTACAGGAGAGGCGCGCACCTACATGTCACTGACGCCACTCGACCGCAACCCCACGACAAACGCAGCCGATTCCAATTCGAACGACGTGATGCCTTCCATCAAGCGTATGCTTTGGACCGATGGCGCGAGGCGCACGGAGCGCTCGACCACATCGGGGAGTGGCATTCACATCCGGAATCAACCCCAATGCCGTCGCCTCTGGATCGGAGCGAATGGCGAAAGATATGTGCAGCCCGTGTCGATCTTATGGTCTTCATGATTCTGGGTGACCGCACTGAAGACTGGCTCGGTGTCGGATCTGCAGTCGACGCAAGGAAATGCCTCGATCTGTCCTGTCGCGACGATGACCAACGGGAGGCTTGA
- a CDS encoding ThiF family adenylyltransferase, with protein MNSRIGVALTFLRNAGFRSTAAPRGRRYFDGELKCRAGTVPVRLQITDWDFVSYPAIHLRERPVFLSSVSPHLFGTNGLCYFAARSVILDRYRPEVALSQCLEQARDVLDRLCSDADYRQREFETEFGATWMLGQLPIPVSLLLGSVGAHDEEASCYFLDGQNHAFVSTQPREVDGFCKARGWSKQTSRMTCWLLRAASPPTLPAAELPKTVAQMFAWFRLLGRDAYQRLQTILGKPEYLASSTAMFLIHSPAGWFGFTIKLDQVKRTAYKRRPTRYRQFLHNHGHEVAVSRLAVTEVGSDFVHSRNLSFPSLKDRRITLIGCGAIGGYLAQALAKLGAGSGTKGRLTLIDPDVLAPGNLGRHYLGIDHLYAKKPEALKAALLQQFPALTLIAEPRSVDFAKDLSGDLVINATGEEALSEALNHYHTLLPSRSRPPMLHVWILGNGQCVQALWVDRKKFACYRCLRLPDLERKPRFEPLREPTQTRVLGCNAFTPYAVSAPMSAAALAIDMTAGWLQGDPGPRFRTRFVEAQAVREIKNQNLSPLSGCPACSTTRSG; from the coding sequence TTGAATTCGCGCATCGGCGTCGCGCTGACCTTCTTGCGGAACGCAGGGTTTCGATCGACCGCTGCGCCGCGAGGACGACGCTACTTCGATGGCGAGCTCAAGTGTCGGGCGGGAACCGTGCCAGTTCGCCTTCAGATCACGGATTGGGACTTTGTTTCGTATCCCGCCATCCATCTCCGGGAGCGACCGGTCTTCCTGTCATCGGTCTCACCCCATCTGTTCGGCACCAACGGGCTGTGTTACTTCGCGGCCCGATCGGTGATTTTGGATCGCTACCGACCCGAGGTTGCGTTGTCACAATGCCTCGAACAGGCGCGTGACGTTCTGGACCGTTTGTGCAGCGATGCAGACTATCGCCAGCGTGAATTCGAAACGGAATTCGGCGCGACCTGGATGCTTGGGCAATTGCCGATACCCGTCTCTCTGTTATTGGGTAGTGTGGGCGCGCACGACGAGGAAGCGAGTTGCTACTTCCTGGATGGCCAGAACCACGCGTTCGTGTCCACCCAACCGCGAGAAGTGGACGGCTTCTGCAAGGCTCGAGGCTGGTCGAAGCAGACATCCCGCATGACTTGTTGGCTGTTGAGGGCAGCCTCTCCTCCGACGCTGCCCGCCGCAGAGCTGCCAAAAACCGTGGCTCAGATGTTCGCTTGGTTCCGATTATTGGGACGCGATGCATATCAGCGTCTTCAGACCATTCTCGGTAAGCCCGAATACCTAGCGTCATCCACGGCGATGTTTCTGATCCATTCGCCGGCAGGTTGGTTCGGATTCACCATCAAACTGGACCAGGTAAAACGCACCGCATACAAGCGTCGGCCGACGCGATATCGGCAATTCCTGCACAACCACGGTCATGAAGTGGCGGTGAGTCGGCTCGCTGTCACCGAGGTCGGATCTGATTTTGTGCACAGCCGAAACCTGAGTTTTCCCAGCTTGAAGGATCGCAGAATCACGTTGATTGGATGCGGCGCCATCGGCGGCTACCTGGCACAGGCATTGGCGAAGCTCGGAGCCGGCTCTGGCACGAAAGGCCGACTCACGCTGATCGATCCGGACGTGCTCGCTCCCGGAAATCTAGGGCGTCACTATCTCGGAATCGACCACCTCTACGCTAAGAAACCCGAAGCGCTCAAGGCTGCCTTGCTGCAACAGTTTCCGGCGCTGACGCTCATTGCCGAGCCGCGATCGGTAGACTTCGCAAAAGATCTCAGCGGCGACCTGGTGATCAATGCGACCGGCGAAGAAGCACTGTCCGAAGCGCTGAACCACTACCACACGCTGTTGCCTTCGAGATCCAGACCGCCGATGTTGCATGTATGGATTCTAGGAAACGGCCAGTGTGTTCAGGCCCTATGGGTCGACCGGAAGAAGTTCGCTTGCTATCGCTGCTTGCGTCTGCCTGATCTGGAACGAAAGCCCCGATTCGAACCGCTTCGAGAGCCGACCCAAACCAGAGTGCTCGGCTGCAATGCCTTTACGCCGTACGCAGTCTCGGCCCCGATGTCGGCGGCCGCATTGGCCATCGACATGACGGCGGGTTGGCTGCAAGGCGATCCTGGACCACGTTTTCGAACTCGCTTCGTTGAGGCGCAGGCGGTCCGAGAGATCAAGAACCAGAACTTATCCCCGCTATCAGGATGTCCGGCATGCTCGACTACGCGCTCCGGCTAA